The following coding sequences lie in one Gymnogyps californianus isolate 813 chromosome 18, ASM1813914v2, whole genome shotgun sequence genomic window:
- the RGS3 gene encoding regulator of G-protein signaling 3 isoform X5, protein MPFFRDLSKPQPLEFHAEMLLGVQRPHNGSLQRRHTMKEAKDMKNRLGIFRRRNESPGANPSGKLDKVLKSLKPTPEEALKWGDSLEKLLLHKYGLAAFRAFLRTEFSEENLEFWLACEEFKKIKSQSKMVSKAKKIFAEYIAIQSCKEVNLDSYTREHTKENLQNITRSCFDLAQKRIYGLMEKDSYPRFLRSDLYLDIINQKKANSPL, encoded by the exons ATGCCCTTTTTCCGTGACCTTTCCAAGCCCCAGCCGCTGGAGTTTCACGCGGAGATGCTGCTGGGCGTGCAGAGACCCCACAACGGCAGCCTGCAGCGCCGGCACACCATGAAGGA AGCCAAGGACATGAAGAACCGGCTGGGGATTTTTCGGCGGCGAAACGAGTCCCCGGGGGCCAACCCCTCCGGCAAGCTGGACAAAGTGCTCAAATCACTCAA GCCCACTCCTGAGGAAGCTCTCAAGTGGGGGGACTccctggagaagctgctgctgcacaaaT ACGGGCTCGCTGCCTTCAGGGCCTTCCTGCGCACCGAGTTCAGCGAGGAGAACCTGGAGTTTTGGCTGGCCTGCGAGGAGTTCAAGAAGATCAAATCCCAGTCCAAGATGGTCTCCAAGGCCAAGAAGATCTTCGCCGAGTACATCGCCATCCAGTCCTGCAAGGAG GTCAACCTGGACTCCTACACGCGGGAGCACACCAAGGAGAACCTGCAGAACATCACCCGCAGCTGCTTCGACCTCGCGCAGAAGAGGATTTACGGGCTCATGGAGAAGGACTCGTACCCCCGCTTCCTCCGCTCTGACTTGTACTTAGACATAATTAACCAGAAGAAAGCCAACTCCCCACTGTAG
- the RGS3 gene encoding regulator of G-protein signaling 3 isoform X4 — protein sequence MPFFRDLSKPQPLEFHAEMLLGVQRPHNGSLQRRHTMKEAKDMKNRLGIFRRRNESPGANPSGKLDKVLKSLKPTPEEALKWGDSLEKLLLHKYGLAAFRAFLRTEFSEENLEFWLACEEFKKIKSQSKMVSKAKKIFAEYIAIQSCKEVRAGSRAGVWLHGTAAAWGAAHQRWSLCLQVNLDSYTREHTKENLQNITRSCFDLAQKRIYGLMEKDSYPRFLRSDLYLDIINQKKANSPL from the exons ATGCCCTTTTTCCGTGACCTTTCCAAGCCCCAGCCGCTGGAGTTTCACGCGGAGATGCTGCTGGGCGTGCAGAGACCCCACAACGGCAGCCTGCAGCGCCGGCACACCATGAAGGA AGCCAAGGACATGAAGAACCGGCTGGGGATTTTTCGGCGGCGAAACGAGTCCCCGGGGGCCAACCCCTCCGGCAAGCTGGACAAAGTGCTCAAATCACTCAA GCCCACTCCTGAGGAAGCTCTCAAGTGGGGGGACTccctggagaagctgctgctgcacaaaT ACGGGCTCGCTGCCTTCAGGGCCTTCCTGCGCACCGAGTTCAGCGAGGAGAACCTGGAGTTTTGGCTGGCCTGCGAGGAGTTCAAGAAGATCAAATCCCAGTCCAAGATGGTCTCCAAGGCCAAGAAGATCTTCGCCGAGTACATCGCCATCCAGTCCTGCAAGGAGGTGAGGGCTGGCTCCCGCGCTGGCGTGTGGCTCCACGGCAcggcagctgcctggggagctgctCACCAGCGCTGGTCTCTCTGCCTGCAGGTCAACCTGGACTCCTACACGCGGGAGCACACCAAGGAGAACCTGCAGAACATCACCCGCAGCTGCTTCGACCTCGCGCAGAAGAGGATTTACGGGCTCATGGAGAAGGACTCGTACCCCCGCTTCCTCCGCTCTGACTTGTACTTAGACATAATTAACCAGAAGAAAGCCAACTCCCCACTGTAG